The following are from one region of the Rosistilla carotiformis genome:
- a CDS encoding c-type cytochrome, whose amino-acid sequence MKRRLKELSILLAGLGAIGLFVLVSGIAPINASGGHWPITRWFLDYASDRSVDFHSSGIEPHPLDQLGMIRLGAATYDSNCRWCHGRPGSPAPVVAGHMTPSPPYLPGTPLDKEPRELFYIVKHGIKFAGMPAWPTQARDDDVWPVVAFLQQLSQLDAEAYDRHVQVETESDSPVEQLAAQACAACHGTSTSPSAGPRVPLLASQSQAYLEQSLQAFKTGARHSGIMQPIAARLSDPQIAELAAFYAAEPDVERETTTPTVAESNPADLDEVVERGKSLAHRGDRQKKIAACAACHGPGTIQRSDDYPKLAGQPVWYLTQQLELLQRRARGGTERVERMHSIADKLTAEEIEALANYYAQLPLAE is encoded by the coding sequence TCTCCATCCTGCTGGCCGGGCTCGGCGCGATCGGTCTGTTTGTCCTCGTCTCGGGGATCGCACCGATTAACGCCAGCGGCGGACATTGGCCGATCACGCGTTGGTTCTTGGACTACGCAAGCGATCGCTCGGTCGACTTCCACAGCTCCGGTATCGAGCCGCATCCGCTGGATCAGCTTGGCATGATTCGTTTGGGCGCGGCAACCTACGATTCCAATTGCCGCTGGTGTCACGGCCGCCCCGGGAGCCCGGCTCCCGTCGTCGCCGGGCACATGACTCCCTCGCCTCCTTACCTGCCCGGCACTCCGCTCGACAAAGAACCACGCGAGCTGTTCTACATCGTCAAGCATGGGATTAAGTTTGCCGGGATGCCCGCCTGGCCAACGCAGGCTCGCGACGATGATGTCTGGCCGGTCGTCGCCTTCCTGCAACAGTTGTCCCAGCTGGATGCGGAAGCCTACGATCGCCACGTGCAGGTCGAGACGGAATCCGATTCGCCGGTCGAACAACTGGCGGCTCAGGCGTGCGCCGCGTGCCATGGCACGTCGACTTCGCCGTCTGCTGGACCGCGGGTTCCGCTGCTCGCATCGCAATCCCAGGCGTATCTCGAACAGTCGCTGCAGGCCTTTAAAACGGGAGCGCGGCATAGCGGAATCATGCAACCGATCGCAGCACGGCTGTCCGATCCGCAGATCGCGGAACTTGCGGCGTTCTACGCAGCGGAACCGGATGTCGAACGAGAAACGACAACGCCGACCGTTGCCGAATCGAATCCGGCCGATCTCGACGAAGTGGTAGAGCGTGGCAAGTCGCTCGCCCACCGAGGAGACCGACAAAAGAAGATCGCCGCCTGTGCCGCCTGCCACGGTCCAGGAACGATCCAACGCAGCGACGACTATCCCAAGTTGGCCGGACAACCCGTTTGGTATCTGACGCAGCAGCTGGAACTGCTGCAACGACGGGCTCGTGGCGGGACCGAACGAGTCGAGCGGATGCACTCGATCGCCGACAAGCTGACGGCTGAGGAGATCGAAGCGTTGGCGAACTACTACGCTCAACTGCCACTGGCCGAATAG